GAACTGGAGTTTTGGTAGGGTTCAATAAATATTCTTACAACTTTAGGAGATACATGGCAACTCCAAAATAAACGGCCAAACCCAACAAATCATTGGCTGTGGTGATAAAAGGTCCTGAGGCAATCGCAGGATTAATACCAAACTTATCTAAAACCAGAGGAGTAACTGTTCCCATAAAAGAGGACAGCAAAACGACACAAAATAGGGCCAAGCCTATGGTTAGCCCGAAAATATATTCGAAACCATAAACAAACACAACTATCAGAAAAACAAAGGATGCCAAAACAACTCCATTGACCAAAGCAATCAAAAGGGCTTTAATAAATCTCTGCCATGGAGTATCATCAAAAACAGATTTAGAAGCCAATGTCTGTACCACCAAAGATGAGGATTGAATTCCTACATTCCCTCCTGTAGCCGCCACTAATGGAATAAAGGAAGCAAGGGCGATGTATTTTTGTAAACCTACTTCAAAAAACTCAATAATCTGGGATCCCATCAGACCTCCCATCACCCCTATCAGCAACCATGGCAGCCTGGCTTTGGAAATCCTGAATACACTGTCAGATTCTTCCACGTCTGCGGATATACCTGTCATAGCCTGAATATCTTCTTCTGACTGTTCCCTGATGAGATCCAAAATATCATCAACAGTGATTCTTCCGACCAGCCTGTTTTTGGCATTAACCACGGGGACAGATTCCAAATCGTATTTTCTCATGATCTCTGCTACATCCTCTCCATCCATGTGA
This window of the Aquiflexum balticum DSM 16537 genome carries:
- the mgtE gene encoding magnesium transporter, translating into MEPIRAFELSKEYLESLRDGIEFLDNDFIIQSLDGANVADIAAILDELNMDEAIYVLRLLDSDTSADILIELEEDSLVKVIREMEPIELAALIDKMDSDDAADILILMPSREREEVISHLQEREKSANILDLLRYDEDSAGGLMAKEFIRANQNWNVVQTIEEIRRQAEKVEKIYSIYVVDNRQHLLGRVSLKKIILASADTKIADIYEPEIISIPTHMDGEDVAEIMRKYDLESVPVVNAKNRLVGRITVDDILDLIREQSEEDIQAMTGISADVEESDSVFRISKARLPWLLIGVMGGLMGSQIIEFFEVGLQKYIALASFIPLVAATGGNVGIQSSSLVVQTLASKSVFDDTPWQRFIKALLIALVNGVVLASFVFLIVVFVYGFEYIFGLTIGLALFCVVLLSSFMGTVTPLVLDKFGINPAIASGPFITTANDLLGLAVYFGVAMYLLKL